One genomic segment of Brevibacillus laterosporus LMG 15441 includes these proteins:
- a CDS encoding ABC-F family ATP-binding cassette domain-containing protein, whose amino-acid sequence MNILTVEHIKKSFGEKVLFDTISFHIAENQRIGLIGVNGTGKSTLLKILAGIEEADQGEIIHSNHFRVEYLPQNPEFDGDSTVLEQVFYGDTPLMQALREYEVSLEELQQDQENERKLQRLLRAQQQMDATNAWDANTKAKTILTKLGITQFGQKVAELSGGQRKRVAMARALIQPADLLILDEPTNHIDNETVEWLEEYLSSFKGALLLVTHDRYFLDRVTNRIFELDNGKLYSYEGNYASFLEKKAEREENELAQESKRQNLLRRELAWLRRGAKARTTKQKARVQRAEELRDKKVEGPQAKLDIALGASRLGKKVIEAEKVSKAFGEHRLLTDFSYIVVPGDRIGIIGPNGSGKSTLLNMLAGRIQPDSGTIETGETVKLAFYTQESVEMDGNLRVIEYIKEVAEQIKTADGFTLSASQMLERFLFTPNQQWTYISKLSGGERRRLYLLRTLMGEPNVLFLDEPTNDLDIQTLSILEDYLDNFPGAVITVSHDRYFLDRTVEHLFAFEGQGTIRHYMGNYSEYLDESKQEKALAEKAAKEKANEQKSDQSSAQATRGGNRTKKLSYKDQRDWDEIEDRIADLEEKLSEIKNQVANAGSNVERAQELFAQEQEIANQLEQAMERWTELSIMVEELEEANKRG is encoded by the coding sequence TTGAATATACTAACAGTAGAACATATTAAAAAAAGTTTTGGAGAAAAGGTCTTGTTTGACACGATCTCCTTTCATATTGCTGAGAATCAACGGATTGGGTTGATTGGCGTAAATGGTACTGGTAAGTCTACCTTGCTTAAAATTCTAGCCGGGATAGAGGAAGCAGATCAGGGGGAGATTATTCATTCCAATCATTTTCGTGTAGAATATTTGCCGCAGAATCCAGAATTTGATGGAGATTCAACTGTCCTTGAGCAAGTATTTTATGGAGATACTCCTCTTATGCAGGCCCTACGGGAATATGAGGTTTCTTTGGAAGAACTGCAGCAGGATCAGGAAAATGAGCGAAAGCTACAACGATTATTACGTGCCCAGCAACAAATGGATGCAACGAATGCTTGGGATGCAAACACGAAGGCAAAAACAATACTGACCAAATTAGGCATTACCCAGTTTGGGCAGAAAGTAGCCGAGCTTTCTGGTGGACAACGTAAACGGGTAGCGATGGCACGTGCGCTAATTCAGCCTGCCGATTTGCTTATTTTAGATGAGCCGACCAACCATATTGATAATGAAACAGTAGAGTGGCTAGAAGAATATCTTTCTTCCTTTAAAGGTGCACTATTACTAGTAACCCATGACCGTTATTTCCTCGATCGCGTTACAAATCGTATTTTTGAATTGGACAACGGCAAGCTTTATAGCTATGAGGGCAACTATGCATCATTTTTAGAAAAGAAGGCAGAGCGTGAAGAGAATGAATTGGCTCAAGAAAGCAAACGCCAAAATCTACTGCGTAGAGAACTGGCATGGCTAAGAAGAGGCGCTAAAGCCCGAACTACGAAGCAAAAAGCCCGGGTGCAGCGAGCTGAAGAGCTACGAGACAAGAAGGTGGAGGGGCCACAGGCTAAGCTTGATATTGCTTTGGGGGCAAGTCGTCTTGGTAAAAAGGTCATTGAAGCAGAGAAGGTCTCTAAAGCTTTTGGCGAACATAGACTGCTTACTGATTTTAGCTACATTGTAGTACCTGGAGATCGAATTGGGATTATTGGGCCTAATGGTAGCGGGAAGTCAACACTGCTAAACATGCTTGCGGGTCGTATTCAGCCTGATAGCGGAACAATTGAAACAGGTGAAACGGTTAAGCTTGCGTTCTACACACAAGAAAGTGTGGAGATGGATGGTAATCTACGGGTCATTGAATATATCAAGGAGGTAGCCGAACAAATCAAAACAGCAGATGGATTTACCTTGTCTGCTTCACAGATGCTGGAACGATTTTTATTTACTCCTAATCAGCAATGGACGTATATTTCTAAGCTGTCTGGTGGGGAGCGTCGCCGTCTGTATTTGCTACGGACGTTAATGGGAGAACCCAATGTTTTATTCCTTGATGAGCCAACCAATGATCTGGATATCCAAACACTTAGTATCTTAGAAGACTACCTGGATAACTTCCCAGGGGCTGTGATTACTGTCTCCCATGATCGTTATTTCTTAGATCGAACGGTTGAGCATCTGTTTGCTTTTGAAGGGCAAGGGACAATTCGTCATTACATGGGAAATTATTCGGAGTACCTAGACGAGAGCAAGCAAGAGAAAGCATTAGCTGAAAAAGCAGCAAAGGAAAAAGCGAATGAACAAAAATCAGATCAGTCATCTGCCCAAGCCACTAGGGGTGGAAACCGAACCAAAAAATTATCCTATAAAGACCAACGAGATTGGGATGAAATAGAGGATCGTATTGCTGATTTGGAGGAAAAGCTCTCAGAGATAAAAAATCAGGTTGCAAATGCTGGTAGTAACGTAGAGCGAGCGCAGGAGCTGTTTGCTCAGGAACAGGAGATAGCCAATCAATTGGAGCAGGCTATGGAACGTTGGACTGAGCTATCGATTATGGTGGAAGAGCTAGAGGAAGCCAATAAAAGAGGATAA
- a CDS encoding YifB family Mg chelatase-like AAA ATPase, protein MYAKIYSATIHGIDGMLVTVEVDISNGLPHFEVVGLGGSAVKEARDRVRAALRNSGFDFPMQRITVNLAPADMRKEGSVFDLAIAFGILLASKQIEMTSAIPLIIGELALDGSLRPIPGVLPMLLEAQQRGFKRVILPIANQAEAKLVPLEILPVPHLRTAVEANKEKEWVHVSDPTASHLDCTNSSPIELKTESRHPPDAIPTYDFADVMGQHFVKRGLEVAAAGFHNVMLVGPPGSGKTLLANCFPTIMPKMTQEESFEVTKIYSIAGLTTRHGLIETRPLRAPHHTITQAALAGGGSQIPRPGECSLAHGGILFLDEMPEFPRGVLEVLRQPLEKGHITISRAKQAYLYPARFLLIGSMNPCPCGYYGSKDQNVCRCSPLQVLKYRSKISGPLLDRIDIHLEVPRVSVEQLTKREGEENSASILTRVEMARSIQRQRYRQNKRSSFNSSMTGQDLRAYCSLDKGGQELMSIAFNQLGLSARGYDRIVKVARTIADLDGSENIKTSHVAEAIQYRSLDKAVLA, encoded by the coding sequence ATGTATGCAAAAATTTATTCAGCTACCATTCATGGAATAGATGGCATGCTAGTTACAGTAGAAGTGGATATTTCGAATGGATTGCCACATTTTGAAGTGGTGGGTTTAGGAGGTAGCGCTGTTAAAGAAGCACGGGATCGTGTCCGAGCCGCCTTACGGAATTCCGGATTCGACTTCCCTATGCAGCGAATTACCGTCAATCTAGCCCCCGCAGATATGCGAAAAGAAGGCTCCGTTTTTGATTTAGCTATCGCCTTTGGTATCTTGCTAGCATCTAAACAAATTGAAATGACATCAGCTATTCCACTTATTATCGGTGAGCTGGCGCTAGATGGTAGCTTACGTCCCATTCCAGGTGTCTTGCCCATGCTACTGGAGGCTCAGCAAAGAGGATTTAAGAGAGTAATTTTGCCCATTGCCAATCAAGCAGAAGCAAAACTTGTTCCCTTAGAAATTCTGCCTGTACCCCATTTGCGAACCGCTGTGGAGGCTAATAAAGAAAAGGAATGGGTTCATGTAAGCGATCCTACTGCATCTCATTTGGACTGCACTAATTCAAGTCCTATTGAGCTTAAAACCGAAAGTAGACATCCTCCTGATGCGATTCCTACATATGATTTTGCTGATGTCATGGGACAACATTTCGTAAAAAGGGGTCTAGAGGTTGCAGCCGCTGGATTTCATAATGTAATGCTAGTTGGTCCACCCGGCTCTGGAAAGACCCTATTAGCCAACTGTTTTCCAACCATCATGCCTAAAATGACTCAGGAGGAATCCTTTGAGGTTACTAAGATTTACAGCATTGCTGGCTTAACAACGCGACATGGGCTTATTGAGACTCGCCCCCTGCGTGCGCCACATCATACAATCACCCAAGCCGCTCTAGCAGGTGGAGGTTCTCAAATTCCACGTCCGGGAGAATGCAGTCTGGCTCATGGCGGAATTCTTTTTCTTGATGAAATGCCTGAATTTCCCAGAGGTGTTCTTGAAGTGCTACGACAGCCCCTTGAAAAGGGTCACATTACCATAAGTAGGGCCAAACAAGCCTATTTGTATCCAGCGCGTTTCTTACTAATTGGTTCTATGAATCCTTGTCCATGCGGATATTATGGTTCCAAAGATCAAAATGTCTGTCGATGCTCACCCTTACAAGTATTAAAATATCGTTCAAAAATTTCTGGCCCCTTGCTAGACCGCATCGATATTCATTTGGAAGTGCCTCGTGTTTCAGTCGAACAGTTAACAAAGCGAGAGGGGGAGGAAAATTCAGCTTCAATCCTCACACGTGTAGAGATGGCTCGAAGTATTCAACGTCAGCGTTATCGTCAAAACAAGCGTTCTTCATTTAATAGCTCAATGACTGGACAAGATTTACGAGCATACTGTTCTCTTGATAAAGGCGGGCAGGAGTTAATGAGCATAGCTTTTAATCAACTGGGACTGAGCGCTCGTGGATATGATCGAATTGTTAAAGTGGCTCGTACGATTGCTGATTTAGATGGTTCTGAGAACATCAAAACCTCACATGTAGCTGAAGCGATTCAATATCGTTCACTTGATAAGGCTGTTTTAGCATGA
- a CDS encoding AbrB/MazE/SpoVT family DNA-binding domain-containing protein has translation MKSTGIVRKVDELGRIVLPIELRRTLNIEIKDPMEIYVDGERVILKKYLPSCIFCGNADQITHFKGKIICHDCLNDMPVSTKE, from the coding sequence ATGAAATCAACAGGTATTGTAAGAAAAGTGGATGAACTAGGACGTATCGTTCTTCCTATTGAATTGAGACGCACATTAAACATTGAGATCAAAGATCCTATGGAGATCTATGTAGATGGAGAACGCGTAATCCTGAAAAAATACTTGCCATCTTGTATCTTCTGTGGAAATGCTGACCAAATTACTCACTTCAAAGGTAAAATCATTTGCCATGATTGTCTGAATGATATGCCTGTTAGCACGAAAGAATAA
- a CDS encoding YraN family protein, with amino-acid sequence MTDRRRLIGQIGESRACDYLESLGYSIIGRNVRLSQGEIDIIAMEQRTVVFVEVRSRIGKKGVTPRYGSPVESITPRKQQKLRQLALAYLQNHTQSYDSFRIDAIAVWIPPDLSLSGEGLEHYKCI; translated from the coding sequence ATGACAGACCGAAGAAGGCTAATTGGTCAAATTGGGGAATCGAGAGCATGTGATTACCTTGAAAGTCTAGGCTACAGTATTATTGGTCGTAATGTCCGACTTTCTCAGGGAGAGATTGATATTATTGCAATGGAGCAGAGAACAGTTGTGTTTGTTGAAGTTCGATCTCGTATAGGTAAAAAAGGAGTTACTCCTAGGTATGGAAGTCCTGTTGAATCAATCACACCACGCAAACAGCAAAAATTGCGACAGCTAGCTCTAGCTTATCTGCAAAATCATACTCAGTCCTATGATTCATTTCGAATTGATGCCATTGCAGTATGGATTCCGCCTGATCTTTCACTGAGTGGAGAAGGTCTTGAGCATTACAAATGTATTTAG
- a CDS encoding EscU/YscU/HrcU family type III secretion system export apparatus switch protein: MDRSFTNNDFQEKSVPRLKKAVALRYKEDQDDAPRLVAKGGGYIAESILQKAKEHNIPVQEDPSLLEVLSKLDLQQQIPPELYQVVAEILAFVYRLEKKEWS; the protein is encoded by the coding sequence ATGGATCGGTCCTTTACCAACAATGACTTTCAAGAAAAATCAGTACCACGATTAAAAAAGGCAGTAGCGTTGCGCTATAAAGAGGATCAGGACGATGCTCCACGTCTGGTTGCTAAAGGGGGAGGTTATATTGCTGAAAGTATCCTGCAAAAGGCAAAAGAGCATAACATCCCTGTTCAGGAGGACCCTTCATTATTAGAGGTTCTGTCTAAATTGGATTTACAGCAGCAAATTCCCCCTGAATTATATCAGGTGGTAGCAGAAATTCTTGCGTTTGTTTATCGGTTAGAGAAGAAAGAGTGGAGTTAA
- a CDS encoding ribonuclease HII, whose product MNIAEMSIQKIREWVEGADQLSSKERLELSTDPRKGVQAIWRRFIAQENHLKKQQALWEAMTETEKLYWAQGNQYIVGIDEVGRGPLAGPVVASAVCLPADFYLPGLNDSKKVNVTMREAYYEVIMREAIAVGIGIVSAERIDEINILEATREAMYTAINDAGITPDLCLIDAVHLPRLEAPQLSIIGGDGKSISIAAASIVAKVTRDRLMEAYAAEYPVYGFEQNAGYGTAEHLQALRTHGPSALHRKTFGGVKELITG is encoded by the coding sequence ATGAACATTGCGGAAATGTCGATACAAAAGATAAGAGAATGGGTCGAAGGAGCTGACCAGCTTTCCTCAAAGGAACGATTGGAGCTTTCTACAGACCCAAGAAAAGGCGTCCAAGCAATTTGGCGTAGATTTATTGCTCAGGAAAATCATTTGAAAAAGCAGCAAGCCCTTTGGGAAGCTATGACAGAAACAGAGAAATTATACTGGGCACAAGGTAATCAATACATAGTAGGAATAGACGAGGTTGGAAGAGGGCCTCTAGCAGGGCCCGTGGTTGCTTCAGCCGTTTGTTTACCCGCTGATTTTTATCTTCCAGGTTTAAATGACTCGAAAAAGGTAAATGTCACCATGCGTGAAGCTTATTATGAAGTAATTATGCGTGAAGCAATCGCTGTAGGTATTGGGATCGTTTCTGCTGAACGCATTGATGAAATTAATATTCTAGAAGCGACGCGCGAAGCAATGTATACAGCCATAAATGACGCAGGAATCACTCCAGACCTCTGCTTAATTGATGCTGTACATCTACCGCGTTTAGAAGCTCCACAACTCTCGATTATTGGCGGTGATGGCAAAAGTATTTCGATCGCAGCTGCATCAATCGTAGCAAAAGTGACGCGTGACCGTCTTATGGAAGCATATGCGGCAGAGTATCCGGTATATGGCTTTGAGCAAAATGCTGGTTATGGCACAGCCGAACATTTACAAGCCTTACGCACTCATGGCCCTTCCGCGTTGCATCGCAAAACCTTTGGGGGAGTTAAGGAGCTTATTACTGGATAG
- the ylqF gene encoding ribosome biogenesis GTPase YlqF: protein MTIQWFPGHMAKARRQVTEKLKQVDVVIELLDARLPLSSRNPMIDEIVAEKPRLILLNKADLADPSVTEMWIRYFKEQGLRTLPIDALSGRGVNKLPELCQELASDMLQKRADRGMLARAVRIMILGIPNVGKSSLINRLAKRSVAQTGDRPAVTKSQQWVKMGDTLELLDTPGILWPKFEDQMVGLRLAASGAIKDELIDFSEVALYAVRYMMHYYPERLKDRFKLTDLPEDGVELLEMIGKKRGCMASGGYIDYDKASELLLRELRSGKIGQISLERPIDWEMEVTIGEPRSIYDE, encoded by the coding sequence ATGACAATCCAATGGTTTCCGGGACATATGGCTAAAGCCCGCCGCCAGGTTACGGAGAAATTAAAGCAGGTTGATGTGGTCATCGAGCTTCTGGATGCAAGACTACCTTTATCTAGTCGTAACCCGATGATCGATGAGATCGTGGCAGAAAAACCACGTTTGATATTGCTAAACAAGGCGGATTTAGCTGATCCATCTGTAACAGAAATGTGGATAAGATATTTTAAAGAACAAGGCCTCCGTACGCTACCGATTGATGCTTTATCAGGAAGAGGAGTGAATAAGCTCCCTGAGCTTTGCCAGGAGTTAGCCTCAGATATGTTACAAAAACGTGCAGATCGTGGAATGCTGGCAAGAGCAGTACGAATCATGATCTTAGGTATTCCAAACGTTGGTAAATCCTCACTGATTAATCGTTTAGCAAAACGCTCTGTTGCACAGACAGGAGATCGTCCTGCCGTGACCAAATCGCAGCAATGGGTAAAAATGGGCGATACACTAGAGCTTCTGGATACACCAGGTATTCTTTGGCCTAAGTTTGAAGATCAAATGGTAGGACTACGATTAGCTGCAAGTGGTGCTATTAAGGATGAGCTGATTGATTTCTCTGAGGTGGCCCTGTATGCTGTTCGTTATATGATGCATTACTATCCAGAGCGATTAAAAGACCGCTTTAAGCTGACTGATTTACCCGAGGATGGCGTAGAATTACTAGAAATGATCGGTAAAAAACGTGGCTGTATGGCGTCAGGTGGATATATTGACTATGACAAAGCTTCTGAGCTATTGCTACGTGAACTGCGCTCAGGAAAGATTGGGCAAATTTCGTTAGAACGTCCGATTGATTGGGAAATGGAAGTAACCATTGGCGAGCCGCGTTCTATCTATGATGAATAA
- the lepB gene encoding signal peptidase I: MSENASTTKKKNEAWEWIKAIVIAIALAFFIRTFLFAPFIVEGHSMDFTLHNEEKLVVNKALYHLREPQREEIIVFHASEKRDYIKRVIAVAGDTVEVKDDVLYVNDKPVEEPYLKEKREIAQKEKDLPLTTPFEKITIPPGHIYVMGDNRQNSSDSREFGPVEISKVVGRAEFVFWPLKDIRMTR; encoded by the coding sequence ATGAGCGAAAACGCCTCGACTACCAAGAAGAAAAATGAAGCTTGGGAATGGATTAAAGCGATTGTCATAGCCATAGCTTTAGCATTCTTCATCCGTACCTTTTTATTTGCCCCGTTTATCGTCGAGGGTCATTCCATGGATTTTACTTTGCATAACGAAGAAAAACTCGTGGTTAACAAAGCTCTCTATCATCTAAGAGAGCCACAACGTGAGGAAATTATCGTATTCCATGCGTCTGAGAAGCGAGATTATATCAAACGGGTTATCGCTGTTGCTGGAGATACCGTTGAGGTAAAAGATGATGTTTTGTACGTTAATGATAAGCCAGTGGAAGAGCCATACTTAAAAGAGAAACGTGAAATTGCGCAAAAAGAGAAGGATCTACCACTAACCACTCCTTTCGAAAAAATAACGATTCCACCCGGACATATTTATGTAATGGGGGATAATCGCCAAAATAGTTCAGATAGCCGAGAGTTTGGGCCAGTTGAAATAAGCAAGGTGGTAGGCCGGGCAGAGTTTGTCTTCTGGCCGTTAAAAGATATACGCATGACACGCTAA
- the rplS gene encoding 50S ribosomal protein L19, whose amino-acid sequence MNQIIRELEKEQLKQDLPAFRPGDTVRVHVKVIEGTRERIQVFEGVVIRRRGTGVSETFTVRKISYNVGVERTFPLHTPKIDKLEVVRHGRVRRAKLYYLRDRVGKAARIKEIRR is encoded by the coding sequence ATGAATCAAATTATTCGTGAATTGGAAAAAGAACAACTGAAACAGGATCTTCCTGCGTTCCGTCCTGGTGACACTGTACGTGTACACGTTAAGGTTATCGAGGGTACTCGTGAGCGTATTCAGGTGTTCGAAGGCGTTGTTATCCGCCGCCGTGGTACTGGTGTAAGCGAAACTTTCACTGTTCGTAAGATTTCTTACAACGTGGGTGTTGAGCGTACATTCCCACTACACACACCGAAGATCGACAAACTTGAAGTAGTTCGCCATGGTCGCGTACGTCGTGCGAAATTGTACTATCTTCGCGATCGCGTAGGTAAAGCTGCTCGCATTAAAGAAATTCGTCGATAA
- the trmD gene encoding tRNA (guanosine(37)-N1)-methyltransferase TrmD, with the protein MRIDVLTLFPEMFTGVISTSILGKAAERGIVDFGVINFRDYSKSKHGNVDDTPYGGGGGMVLKPDPIFDAVEDLQAREGTSKPRIILMCPQGRRYDQKMAEELAREEHLVFICGHYEGYDERIREHLVTDEISIGDYVLTGGELGAMVVIDSVVRLQPGALGNEMSAVTDSFSTGLLEHPHYTRPADFRGWKVPDILLSGHHANIERWRLKESLKRTLQRRPELLEKIEKTKEIEKLLIEIQQEESNA; encoded by the coding sequence ATGCGTATTGACGTACTAACACTGTTTCCAGAGATGTTTACAGGGGTAATCTCTACCAGTATTTTAGGAAAAGCAGCAGAGCGAGGAATCGTCGATTTTGGAGTCATTAACTTTCGCGATTATTCGAAAAGCAAACACGGCAACGTAGATGATACTCCCTATGGAGGCGGTGGTGGCATGGTCTTAAAGCCAGATCCGATCTTTGATGCCGTGGAAGACCTTCAGGCTCGTGAGGGTACCTCGAAACCGCGTATTATTCTAATGTGCCCGCAAGGAAGACGATATGATCAGAAAATGGCTGAGGAGTTAGCTCGTGAAGAGCACCTCGTGTTTATTTGTGGTCACTATGAGGGCTACGATGAGCGAATTCGTGAGCATCTGGTCACGGATGAAATCTCGATAGGCGATTATGTACTAACAGGTGGAGAATTAGGTGCTATGGTTGTGATTGATAGTGTTGTGCGTTTACAGCCAGGCGCTCTCGGCAATGAAATGTCTGCTGTCACAGACTCTTTTTCTACGGGACTTTTAGAGCATCCCCATTACACACGCCCTGCTGATTTCCGAGGCTGGAAGGTGCCTGATATCCTCTTGTCTGGACATCACGCGAACATTGAGAGATGGAGACTGAAAGAATCTCTAAAGCGCACCCTGCAACGTCGACCAGAGTTACTGGAGAAGATTGAGAAAACCAAAGAAATTGAAAAGCTACTAATAGAGATTCAGCAGGAAGAAAGTAACGCTTGA
- the rimM gene encoding ribosome maturation factor RimM (Essential for efficient processing of 16S rRNA) — protein sequence MTQPKFYTVGKLVNTQGLRGEMRVVSTTDFPDVRFKKGNKLHLFHPSLTEPVIVEIASYREHKDFTILTFKGYSSINDVEKYKGGELKVPETELLELEEDEFYIHQLIGCEVITDTGEVLGKITEVLQPGANDVWVVKGNKGKEIMLPFIDDCIKEVDVQNKKVICHLMDGLL from the coding sequence GTGACACAACCAAAATTTTATACAGTAGGAAAATTGGTTAATACACAGGGATTACGTGGAGAAATGCGTGTCGTTTCTACAACAGATTTCCCAGATGTTCGCTTTAAAAAGGGGAATAAATTACATTTGTTCCATCCAAGCTTGACCGAACCAGTGATTGTGGAAATAGCTTCGTATCGCGAACACAAAGATTTTACCATTCTAACCTTTAAAGGCTACTCATCTATTAATGACGTGGAAAAGTATAAGGGTGGAGAATTAAAGGTTCCGGAAACGGAACTGCTAGAGCTTGAAGAAGACGAATTTTATATTCATCAGCTTATTGGATGCGAAGTGATTACGGACACAGGTGAGGTATTAGGCAAGATTACAGAGGTTTTACAGCCAGGTGCCAATGACGTTTGGGTAGTAAAAGGTAACAAGGGCAAAGAAATTATGCTACCTTTCATTGATGATTGCATTAAAGAGGTAGATGTTCAGAACAAAAAAGTAATTTGCCACCTCATGGATGGATTGCTATAG
- a CDS encoding YlqD family protein, with protein MISIERLVHVKVVLTEKTKALLREEYEKQAQYVHMELEQWRFQRKKILAEAEKRGSEGVRLALERLDQEEGALREKLELISIQLEQVERLPLESELHQQTLKSQVEMKVGDRWNEKMADAEIIIRDGIVIEIRQGGKSL; from the coding sequence ATGATCAGCATTGAGAGATTGGTGCATGTAAAAGTTGTTTTGACAGAGAAAACTAAGGCGTTATTACGGGAAGAATATGAAAAACAAGCACAATATGTGCATATGGAATTGGAGCAATGGCGATTCCAGCGTAAAAAAATATTAGCTGAGGCTGAAAAAAGAGGAAGCGAAGGGGTACGTCTGGCTCTGGAGAGGTTGGATCAGGAAGAAGGAGCCCTACGTGAGAAATTGGAACTGATTTCTATTCAACTTGAACAAGTAGAAAGGCTTCCCTTAGAAAGTGAACTCCATCAGCAAACCCTTAAAAGTCAAGTTGAAATGAAAGTAGGGGACCGTTGGAATGAAAAAATGGCAGATGCTGAAATTATCATTCGTGACGGGATTGTAATAGAAATACGTCAAGGAGGCAAAAGCTTGTGA
- a CDS encoding KH domain-containing protein, producing MKALIETIAKALVDHPEHVKVNAVDKERILVFELSVHPDDMGKIIGKQGRIAKALRTVVTAAAVQTDKRITVEIV from the coding sequence ATGAAGGCTTTGATCGAAACGATCGCGAAAGCTCTTGTGGATCATCCGGAACATGTGAAAGTGAACGCAGTGGACAAGGAGCGTATCTTAGTTTTCGAGCTTTCCGTTCATCCAGATGATATGGGTAAGATTATTGGAAAACAAGGTCGCATTGCGAAAGCCCTGCGGACGGTTGTAACGGCTGCTGCAGTTCAGACTGATAAGCGGATTACCGTTGAAATCGTATAA
- the rpsP gene encoding 30S ribosomal protein S16 encodes MAVKIRLKRMGSKKAPFYRVVVADSRSPRDGRFIEEIGYYNPVAQPAVVNIDSEKAVQWIMNGAQPTDTARNLLSQVGVLAKVHEAKIGKK; translated from the coding sequence ATGGCAGTTAAAATTCGTCTAAAGCGCATGGGTTCTAAAAAGGCTCCTTTCTACCGTGTGGTAGTTGCGGATTCTCGTTCCCCACGTGATGGTCGTTTCATTGAAGAGATCGGCTATTACAATCCAGTTGCTCAACCAGCAGTGGTTAACATTGACAGCGAGAAAGCTGTTCAATGGATCATGAACGGAGCGCAACCTACCGATACAGCTCGTAACTTGCTTTCTCAAGTAGGCGTACTTGCGAAAGTACACGAAGCAAAAATCGGCAAGAAGTAA